A window of the Trichoderma asperellum chromosome 6, complete sequence genome harbors these coding sequences:
- a CDS encoding uncharacterized protein (SECRETED:SignalP(1-18)), producing MKFTAIAAPIAFAAFAAAAPVGTSEVQARSEAIVPPAYHPLIDKREEAIIPPPYHPLIDKREEAIIPPPYHPLIDKREEAIIPPPYHPLIDKREEAIIPPPYHPLIDKREEAIIPPPYHPLIDKREEAIIPPPYHPLIDKREEAIVPPAYHPLIDKRN from the exons ATGAAGTTCACGGCTATTGCCGCCCCCATTGCCTTTGCagcctttgctgctgcggcaccTGTTGGCACCA GTGAAGTTCAGGCTCGCTCAGAAGCTATCGTTCCTCCTGCTTACCACCCTCTGATCGACAAGCGAGAGGAGGCTATTATTCCTCCTCCCTACCACCCTCTCATCGACAAGCGAGAGGAGGCTATTATTCCTCCTCCTTACCACCCTCTGATCGACAAGCGAGAGGAGGCTATTATTCCTCCTCCTTACCATCCCCTTATTGACAAGCGAGAGGAGGCTATTATCCCCCCTCCATACCACCCTCTCATCGACAAGCGAGAGGAGGCTATTATTCCTCCTCCTTACCACCCTCTGATCgataagagagaggaggcTATTATCCCCCCTCCTTATCACCCTCTCATCGACAAGCGAGAGGAAGCTATTGTTCCTCCTGCCTACCACCCTCTCATTGACAAGAGGAACTAA
- a CDS encoding uncharacterized protein (EggNog:ENOG41~TransMembrane:5 (o57-74i86-104o171-193i205-228o243-262i)), with product MGGFVIEKDEGGENVGEYNLHHLSGRDLIKLRERNQVARLPDITEEELMDRAKDDPFIRTISVAQIIWSTIQILTRAIRKLSICPLELAVLAFAACAIIIYGLYWDKPKSIGVSTTISLQHQDYHTWVTNELKQDDDDDTIINMVLPVDKRPFGAPINVADGRASSDSKKFAIPTAAAMLAAMILFGAIHIGAWNFTFPSTFELYLWRCASTYSVMHASIALLAAVFICNAQDGDKHKFPNIIPSWCGVFLFLIVLLLYTASRLIILVEIFRTLCFLPPDAFVSTWASDLPHTA from the coding sequence ATGGGGGGGTTTGTTATAGAGAAAGACGAAGGGGGAGAAAACGTAGGCGAATACAATCTGCATCACCTTTCTGGAAGGGATCTCATCAAACTCCGAGAAAGGAATCAAGTCGCCAGATTACCCGACATCACTGAAGAAGAACTCATGGATAGAGCTAAAGATGATCCCTTCATCAGGACAATTTCAGTTGCCCAAATTATATGGTCCACAATACAAATCCTTACTCGTGCTATAAGGAAACTCTCCATCTGTCCGCTTGAGCTGGCCGTTTTAGCCTTTGCAGCCTGTGCAATCATTATATACGGCCTGTATTGGGATAAGCCAAAGTCTATCGGCGTATCGACTACCATTTCTTTGCAGCATCAAGACTACCACACATGGGTGACAAATGAGCTTAAacaagacgacgacgacgatacGATTATCAATATGGTGCTTCCTGTGGATAAAAGGCCATTCGGTGCACCAATCAACGTCGCTGATGGCCGAGCCTCAAGTGACAGTAAGAAATTTGCAATTCCAACTGCAGCGGCAATGCTGGCAGCAATGATTCTGTTTGGCGCAATTCACATTGGAGCATGGAATTTCACCTTTCCTTCAACGTTCGAGTTATATCTATGGAGATGCGCAAGTACCTATTCGGTAATGCATGCTTCTATTGCGCTCCTTGCCGCCGTCTTCATTTGCAATGCTCAGGATGGTGACAAGCATAAGTTCCCTAACATTATACCCAGCTGGTGTGGAGTATTCTTGTTTCTCATAGTCTTGCTCCTATACACTGCATCCCGACTAATCATTCTTGTTGAAATATTTCGAACGCTCTGCTTTCTTCCTCCCGATGCGTTTGTTTCGACTTGGGCCTCTGATCTTCCTCACACGGCTTAA
- a CDS encoding uncharacterized protein (EggNog:ENOG41), whose amino-acid sequence MPSSPRVVGPATGHSHTHTIIVLHGRDSDAQEFSSEFFECEATGPETDRTLPALFPSVRWVFPQARPLHSERFHVEMSQWFDMWSVEDQQERAELQITGLRASVDCIAELIQEEELLVPRKSIFLTGISQGFATVLATFFADGGGGFAGLCGFSSWLPLADQAAPEVEVFVGNSSQQLAAMQRFYFGRNELSPLQMTSTPILLEHCHDDEVIDIKSGTRMRDFLSQLDMEVDWHEYQYGGHWFNEPQGVDDFVGFLRRYM is encoded by the exons ATGCCTTCCTCACCACGAGTTGTCGGCCCTGCAACAGGCCATTCTCATACCCACACAATCATCGTCCTGCATGGCCGCGATAGCGATGCCCAAGAGTTTTCGTCCGAGTTTTTTGAGTGCGAGGCAACAGGGCCGGAAACAGATCGCACGCTGCCGGCGCTTTTTCCTAGCGTCCGCTGGGTATTCCCACAAGCAAGACCGCTCCATTCTGAGCGCTTCCATGTCGAAATGTCACAATGGTTCGACATGTGGAGTGTAGAAGACCAGCAAGAGCGCGCTGAGCTGCAAATAACGGGCTTGCGAGCAAGTGTCGATTGCATCGCGGAATTAAttcaggaggaggagctgcttgTGCCCCGGAAGAGCATATTTTTAACTGGCATCAGCCAAGGCTTTGCGAC TGTATTGGCTACATTCTTTGCtgatggtggaggaggtTTCGCTGGCCTCTGCGGATTCTCCAGTTGGCTCCCGCTCGCCGACCAAGCCGCACCAGAAGTCGAAGTTTTCGTGGGGAATTCTAGTCAACAACTTGCTGCAATGCAGCGATTTTACTTTGGTAGAAATGAGTTATCGCCACTACAAATGACCTCGACGCCTATTCTTCTTGAGCActgccatgatgatgaagttaTTGACATCAAGAGTGGGACTCGCATGCGAGATTTTTTGAGTCAGCTCGATATGGAGGTTGACTGGCACGAATATCAATATGGAGGACATTGGTTCAATGAGCCACAGGGCGTTGATGATTTTGTTGGGTTTTTACGAAGATATATGTAG
- a CDS encoding uncharacterized protein (EggNog:ENOG41~SECRETED:SignalP(1-22)), which translates to MKSAIIVSVLAAAIANANPVLARGQMCDVAPTASAANPPAPISSPGATTASECRQQCEADKSCQCFAFGLPPSATAPKCILFAVPASQVPPQGTNLNVFDKDCTANTVPTQPPTAAHPQGPANGDRAESGANDGSGSAKGNGATSSNNGAGAASSTQNTPGKRANLCGAAPSGPSKNPLLLSGLRSPCLPSRPA; encoded by the coding sequence ATGAAGTCCGCCATCATTGTCTCTGTCCTGGCCGCCGCCATTGCCAACGCCAACCCCGTCCTCGCTCGAGGTCAGATGTGCGATGTGGCTCCCACTGCCAGTGCAGCCAACCCACCGGCACCCATCTCCTCTCCAGGAGCTACGACTGCCAGTGAATGCCGTCAGCAATGCGAGGCCGACAAGTCCTGCCAATGCTTTGCCTTTGGCCTGCCTCCTAGTGCCACCGCGCCAAAGTGCATTCTCTTCGCTGTGCCTGCCAGTCAGGTTCCTCCTCAGGGCACAAACCTGAACGTTTTCGATAAAGATTGCACCGCCAACACCGTTCCCACGCAACCTCCAACGGCTGCCCATCCCCAGGGCCCGGCAAATGGAGACAGAGCTGAAAGTGGTGCTAATGACGGAAGCGGCTCTGCCAAAGGAAATGGTGCCACTTCGAGCAACAACGGTGCTGGAGCCGCGTCATCAACCCAGAACACCCCTGGAAAACGAGCCAATCTCTGCGGTGCTGCTCCATCTGGCCCGTCTAAGAACCCCCTTCTCCTTTCCGGATTGAGGTCACCGTGCCTTCCCAGCAGGCCTGCTTAG
- a CDS encoding uncharacterized protein (EggNog:ENOG41~TransMembrane:1 (i40-66o)), with product MPSFVRSTAYAALAKQDEDDASSTETLMPMSIERTRQSRLVWCSIMLIAINSILLLILVGAVLVLYSTQRSSQQQSLLDTINTNSLLEKASGYSPVFDRYTFSLEQVFQENQLFSDDVLRQRPNNATEQAWHELSKLSTITITADEVRKLGQDPAKVTHMPGDPNSFPAMLSVTHQLHCINHLRMGLEGPHYLKGKERSRHDWEHLYHCLHFLTQIATCHSDVDLILWHWYENMIQPQPEFSGDFQCRNFDGLKSWVDSVGFPTQDVWYFKREGGEQDLPVDPAYLEYLRQHPEEYNTNSEED from the exons ATGCCGTCGTTTGTGCGTTCCACGGCTTATGCCGCCCTGGCTAAgcaggatgaagacgatgcaTCGTCAACTGAAACGCTCATGCCGATGTCGATTGAACGGACTCGTCAATCCAGACTTGTTTGGTGCAGCATTatgctcatcgccatcaactCCATCCTGCTACTCATACTTGTCGGAGCAGTTCTTGTACTCTATTCTACCCAGCGTTCGTCACAACAACAGTCGCTTCTGGATACCATAAACACAAATTCTTTGTTAGAAAAGGCATCAGGATATT CTCCTGTCTTTGATCGGTATACCTTTTCCTTGGAGCAGGTCTTCCAGGAAAACCAACTCTTCAGCGACGACGTCCTTCGCCAACGGCCGAACAATGCAACCGAACAGGCCTGGCATGAGCTTTCGAAACTATCTACAATAACTATCACTGCAGATGAGGTGCGGAAACTTGGCCAAGACCCGGCCAAGGTAACTCATATGCCAGGAGATCCCAATTCGTTTCCTGCGATGCTCTCTGTCACACACCAGCTGCATTGCATCAACCACCTAAGGATGGGGTTGGAAGGTCCTCATTACCTTAAAGGCAAGGAGAGATCCCGCCATGACTGGGAACACCTCTATCACTGCTTGCACTTCCTCACCCAAATAGCGACTTGCCACTCAGATGTCGACCTTATCCTCTGGCACTGGTATGAGAATATGATACAGCCGCAGCCCGAGTTTAGCGGAGATTTCCAGTGTCGCAACTTTGATGGTCTCAAATCATGGGTGGATAGCGTTGGATTCCCCACACAAGATGTTTGGTACTTCAAGCGTGAAGGTGGCGAACAAGACCTACCCGTCGATCCTGCGTACCTCGAATATTTGAGGCAGCATCCCGAGGAGTACAACACCAACTCGGAGGAGGATTGA
- a CDS encoding uncharacterized protein (EggNog:ENOG41) — protein sequence MTAAAAASGLVALRLHDPPRLQDLPAAIWAIIFSLLDSAQTVARIALTCKKLNAVAQAQGWPCFVRSRFASLKLPKALGDKEWAELASKLTAQSRAWDRRAFSITSVVPPVQPGGDNGRAFRSRGRGRGRGRGRGRGDAQSRMQTFPAHVVVDASSKVDGQKEEETVAWGLGEDIVFRWRKSHNSALQGETWISLPGVEAGFKSGDDDVTAISILRDTAPQPGLLVGRASGYLQLISTGRGDVGRLLAWFHPMRGGVDQHDIQHFDTDESQNAMVVATKENVLFYSLVPNSWPAADMANGTPDIVVEPTEAISVKRMPNSQEFRFLREAKYMSNGDIALCMASSAQPLRYLTRTPSGTVLANAAKLRPSKRCVESHIFNGNPPQTARSVLPVNTSSAVGGSGNTVLSSYDDGTVRLQDLRSHSPIDAIFQDHFEMTAPLGPLLSYGTDRFIVGSARLPILKLFDFRWTRPYSYTDALDCSKTELGPTPKTLTGIPAPRSSAYAKCCHLSGHQCALHSLARTDFYRPNCNLYLPVVYPAVTPLYSLAKSSDMASTIYAGVTGELLKISLRDAAADEREDFCMERMGSNNRCGYSFRRSLANLVETGDGIALSDISKSKRLPLLFKQNPELLSAAATGELRRLDHALC from the coding sequence atgactgctgctgccgccgcctcggGCCTGGTGGCGCTGCGTTTGCACGATCCGCCTAGGCTGCAAGACCTCCCTGCGGCAATATGGGCCATTATTTTCTCCCTGCTCGACTCGGCGCAAACGGTGGCACGAATCGCATTGACGTGCAAGAAACTCAACGCCGTGGCTCAGGCGCAAGGCTGGCCTTGCTTTGTCCGGAGCCGATTTGCGAGCCTCAAGCTTCCAAAGGCACTCGGCGACAAAGAATGGGCTGAGCTGGCCAGCAAGTTGACTGCACAATCGCGCGCCTGGGACCGCCGCGCCTTTTCCATAACATCAGTGGTGCCTCCTGTTCAACCCGGAGGAGACAATGGACGCGCTTTTCGAAGTCGGGGACGGggacgagggcgagggcgaggacgaGGGCGCGGTGATGCTCAATCTAGGATGCAGACATTCCCGGCACACGTTGTCGTCGATGCGAGTTCCAAAGTTGatgggcaaaaagaagaggagacgGTCGCCTGGGGCCTCGGCGAGGACATTGTCTTTCGATGGCGAAAGTCACACAACTCTGCTCTTCAAGGTGAAACTTGGATATCACTCCCTGGCGTCGAGGCTGGTTTTAAGAGCGGTGATGACGATGTGACGGCCATTTCGATTCTGCGAGACACTGCGCCCCAGCCTGGCCTCCTTGTTGGCCGAGCAAGCGGCTACTTGCAGCTCATTTCCACAGGACGCGGCGACGTGGGACGGCTCCTCGCTTGGTTCCATCCGATGCGTGGAGGCGTAGATCAACATGACATACAGCACTTTGATACCGACGAATCGCAAAATGCCATGGTCGTTGCTACAAAGGAAAACGTCTTATTCTACTCTTTAGTGCCCAATAGCTGGCCGGCTGCAGATATGGCCAATGGCACCCCAGACATCGTCGTTGAGCCTACAGAGGCTATCAGTGTTAAGAGGATGCCCAACTCTCAAGAGTTTAGATTCCTGCGTGAGGCAAAATACATGAGCAACGGAGATATTGCTTTGTGTATGGCCAGCAGCGCACAGCCCCTGCGCTACTTGACGAGGACACCCTCGGGCACCGTGTTGGCCAATGCCGCCAAACTGCGTCCCTCGAAGCGTTGCGTTGAGTCGCATATCTTTAACGGCAACCCTCCGCAGACTGCTCGGAGTGTGCTGCCGGTTAATACTTCGTCAGCTGTTGGTGGCTCTGGCAACACTGTCTTGAGCTCTTACGATGATGGCACCGTTCGGCTGCAGGATCTTCGGAGCCATTCCCCCATTGACGCCATCTTCCAAGACCATTTTGAGATGACGGCCCCCCTCGGCCCGCTTCTGTCCTATGGAACGGATAGATTTATTGTTGGGAGCGCCCGCCTGCCTATTCTGAAACTATTTGACTTCCGATGGACGCGGCCTTACTCCTACACAGACGCTCTCGATTGCAGCAAAACCGAGCTCGGCCCAACACCAAAGACGCTCACCGGAATCCCAGCCCCGAGGTCTTCAGCTTATGCAAAATGCTGCCATCTATCGGGACACCAGTGCGCCCTTCACTCCCTGGCTCGGACCGACTTTTACAGGCCAAACTGCAACTTGTATCTCCCCGTTGTGTATCCCGCCGTGACGCCGCTGTATTCGCTGGCCAAATCGTCTGACATGGCGTCGACCATCTACGCGGGCGTCACCGGCGAGCTCTTGAAAATAAGCCTCAGAGACGCTGCGGCCGATGAGCGGGAGGATTTCTGTATGGAGCGGATGGGGAGCAACAATCGCTGCGGTTATAGCTTTCGCAGGAGCCTTGCCAACTTGGTAGAAACGGGCGATGGAATTGCGCTGAGCGACATttccaagagcaagaggcttcctcttctgttCAAGCAGAATCCTGAGCTGTtgtctgccgctgctacaGGAGAGCTCCGTCGGCTTGATCACGCTTTGTGCTAG